Proteins encoded within one genomic window of Cellulomonas xiejunii:
- a CDS encoding response regulator transcription factor: protein MAATAPRVLVVDDEAFLADFVATALRYEGFETRTAGTSAQAVESAQSFDPDLVVLDVMLPDRSGLDTCRELRRLGLDAPVVFLTARDAQADRIAGLTVGGDDYVTKPFSLDELVLRVRAVLRRTGVPTPDADTDVLRFADLEVDVAAHAARRAGELIDLTPTEFKLLRYLTTNAGRVLSKRQILDHVWEYDFNGNDGVVQTYVSYLRRKVDVYSPALIHTIPRVGYVMRTQAGMRRRGG, encoded by the coding sequence ATGGCCGCCACCGCACCCCGCGTGCTCGTCGTCGACGACGAGGCGTTCCTCGCCGACTTCGTGGCGACGGCGCTGCGCTACGAGGGGTTCGAGACGCGCACCGCGGGCACGTCGGCGCAGGCGGTCGAGAGCGCGCAGAGCTTCGACCCGGACCTCGTGGTGCTCGACGTGATGCTCCCGGACCGCTCGGGCCTCGACACCTGCCGCGAGCTGCGGCGCCTGGGCCTCGACGCCCCCGTCGTGTTCCTCACGGCCCGTGACGCGCAGGCCGACCGCATCGCGGGCCTGACGGTCGGGGGTGACGACTACGTCACCAAGCCGTTCAGCCTCGACGAGCTCGTGCTGCGCGTGCGCGCGGTGCTGCGCCGCACGGGCGTCCCGACTCCCGACGCCGACACGGACGTCCTGCGCTTCGCGGACCTCGAGGTCGACGTGGCCGCGCACGCGGCGCGCCGCGCGGGCGAGCTCATCGACCTCACCCCCACCGAGTTCAAGCTGCTGCGCTACCTGACGACGAACGCCGGGCGCGTGCTGTCGAAGCGGCAGATCCTCGACCACGTGTGGGAGTACGACTTCAACGGCAACGACGGTGTCGTGCAGACGTACGTGTCCTACCTGCGGCGCAAGGTCGACGTGTACTCCCCCGCCCTCATCCACACGATCCCGCGCGTCGGCTACGTCATGCGCACGCAGGCGGGCATGCGCCGGCGCGGCGGGTGA
- a CDS encoding sensor histidine kinase, with amino-acid sequence MSGPEARHARSLRVRLTVLVTSLLALGLLAALGGTLAAVNDWRGDAGSLGELQQRVRAAALTSAGVALVAVALLSWRGVRRALRPLDGIARAAEEIGAAPDRVTGRRVASGDQPAEVARVAVSLDAMLDQLDAALASRAESEQRLRTFVADAAHELRTPVTTIRGYAELFERGARDDPQELAKVLSRIRSEAERMGDLVDDLVLLARLDEQRELERGPVDLTVLAHDAAMDARAADGERTVVVDEDGPVVVVGDEPALRQVLANLLTNVTRHTPSGTRATVRVRTDGPHAVLQVADDGPGLAAEHRERVFERFYRADAGRARATGGAGLGLSIVAAIAHAHGASTAADVTPGGGTTVTLRLPR; translated from the coding sequence GTGAGCGGGCCGGAAGCACGGCACGCGCGGTCCCTGCGCGTGCGGCTGACGGTGCTCGTGACGAGCCTGCTCGCGCTCGGGCTGCTCGCGGCGCTGGGCGGCACGCTCGCGGCGGTGAACGACTGGCGCGGCGACGCGGGGTCGCTCGGGGAGCTGCAGCAGCGGGTGCGGGCCGCCGCGCTGACGTCCGCGGGTGTCGCGCTGGTGGCGGTCGCGCTGCTGTCCTGGCGCGGGGTGCGCCGCGCGCTGCGGCCGCTGGACGGGATCGCGCGCGCCGCCGAGGAGATCGGCGCCGCACCGGACCGGGTGACCGGCCGGCGCGTGGCGTCGGGCGACCAGCCCGCGGAGGTGGCGCGCGTCGCGGTGTCGCTCGACGCGATGCTCGACCAGCTCGACGCCGCCCTGGCGTCGCGCGCCGAGTCCGAGCAGCGGCTGCGGACGTTCGTGGCGGACGCCGCGCACGAGCTGCGGACCCCGGTGACGACGATCCGCGGGTACGCGGAGCTGTTCGAGCGCGGCGCGCGCGACGACCCGCAGGAGCTGGCGAAGGTGCTCAGCCGGATCCGGTCCGAGGCCGAGCGGATGGGTGACCTCGTGGACGACCTCGTGCTGCTGGCCCGGCTCGACGAGCAGCGCGAGCTCGAGCGCGGCCCGGTCGACCTGACGGTGCTCGCGCACGACGCCGCGATGGACGCGCGCGCGGCGGACGGTGAGCGCACGGTCGTCGTCGACGAGGACGGGCCGGTGGTGGTCGTCGGTGACGAGCCCGCGCTGCGTCAGGTGCTCGCGAACCTGCTGACGAACGTCACGCGGCACACCCCGTCGGGCACGCGTGCGACCGTGCGGGTGCGCACCGACGGGCCGCACGCCGTGCTGCAGGTGGCCGACGACGGCCCGGGTCTGGCGGCGGAGCACCGCGAGCGGGTGTTCGAGCGGTTCTACCGGGCCGACGCGGGGCGTGCGCGCGCCACCGGCGGAGCGGGGCTCGGGCTGTCGATCGTCGCCGCGATCGCCCACGCGCACGGCGCGTCGACCGCCGCCGACGTCACCCCCGGCGGCGGCACGACCGTCACCCTGCGTCTCCCCCGCTGA
- a CDS encoding MMPL family transporter, with protein sequence MERLSRYVLGHRRTVRLVLVLLFLASGGAIALLLPNMTEANQYPGLPAYEANQQVLETYGTGGYERPFVPVVTLPPGTDVDDPGVRDALGDAFAAAGTAAGARVVSWADTGDPAFVGDDGRTTFGLVFGGPVERGGLPGSALGEGGQLTDVIVAAMTPELPPGATLHVTGLDPLATGTDAGGLDVPVKLALTVLAALVVLAWAFRSWLALVPLLTAFTAIPISYIGLLLVSPLVTVHETTVIMLPLLGIGIAIDYALLVVARWREERARGALGDEAVHAAMRTAGHAVAFSSGAVAIGLLTMVVLPIPLLRSLGIGGTIVTATSALVAVTMLPLVLSWVGRRTHGASVRPSRLDRDGSRQWTRWVEGVVHRRWPAAIAATTLLVLLGGVAVNLNLDVPASDDLASAGPGRDGLDALTGAGVPTGTLTSFDVYVPAGTDPDALADDLRALPGVHGVAAPDDDAWRRDGSAVITVLPVEESGTPGGRATLDAVVDAVPDGVLVGGNATQQIGYVDVTYATFLWMLGLVALISYVLLARAFRSLLLPLKAIVMNLLSFAAVLGAMVLVWQWGWGTQELLGIQADGAIGTFVPVTLFAFLFGLTMDYEVFILSRVREEYDRTSDTRLAVVRGVARTGRLVTYAALILFFSFASMASGGELDVAIFASGIALGILLDATVVRSVLVPATVVMMGRWNWWLPVWAARVLRVEPSPLAPRGPVPPPAVPEPRRVEAGTGAPGAQR encoded by the coding sequence ATGGAGAGACTCTCGAGATACGTCCTGGGGCACCGGCGCACCGTGCGCCTGGTGCTCGTGCTGCTGTTCCTCGCCAGCGGCGGTGCGATCGCGCTGCTCCTGCCGAACATGACCGAGGCGAACCAGTACCCCGGCCTGCCCGCCTACGAGGCCAACCAGCAGGTCCTCGAGACGTACGGCACCGGCGGGTACGAGCGCCCGTTCGTCCCCGTCGTGACGCTGCCGCCCGGCACCGACGTCGACGACCCGGGCGTGCGCGACGCGCTCGGTGACGCGTTCGCCGCCGCGGGCACCGCCGCCGGGGCGCGCGTCGTGTCGTGGGCCGACACCGGCGACCCGGCGTTCGTCGGCGACGACGGCCGCACCACGTTCGGCCTGGTGTTCGGCGGACCGGTCGAGCGGGGCGGGCTACCCGGCAGCGCGCTCGGCGAGGGCGGTCAGCTCACCGACGTGATCGTCGCCGCGATGACCCCAGAGCTGCCGCCCGGTGCGACCCTGCACGTCACGGGGCTCGACCCGCTCGCCACCGGGACCGACGCCGGCGGGCTCGACGTGCCCGTCAAGCTCGCCCTCACGGTCCTCGCCGCGCTCGTCGTGCTCGCGTGGGCGTTCCGCTCGTGGCTCGCGCTCGTGCCGCTGCTCACCGCGTTCACCGCGATCCCGATCTCGTACATCGGGTTGCTGCTGGTCAGCCCGCTCGTCACCGTCCACGAGACGACCGTCATCATGCTGCCGCTGCTCGGCATCGGCATCGCGATCGACTACGCGCTGCTCGTCGTCGCGCGGTGGCGCGAGGAACGGGCCCGGGGCGCCCTCGGCGACGAGGCCGTCCACGCGGCCATGCGCACCGCCGGGCACGCCGTCGCGTTCTCCTCCGGAGCCGTCGCGATCGGCCTGCTGACCATGGTCGTGCTGCCCATCCCGCTGCTGCGCAGCCTCGGCATCGGCGGCACCATCGTCACCGCGACGTCCGCGCTCGTGGCCGTCACGATGCTGCCGCTCGTGCTGTCGTGGGTGGGCCGCCGCACGCACGGCGCGTCCGTCCGCCCCAGCCGCCTCGACCGCGACGGCAGCCGCCAGTGGACCCGCTGGGTCGAGGGGGTCGTCCACCGGCGCTGGCCCGCGGCGATCGCCGCGACCACCCTGCTCGTGCTGCTCGGCGGCGTCGCGGTCAACCTCAACCTCGACGTGCCCGCGTCCGACGACCTCGCGTCCGCGGGCCCGGGCCGGGACGGCCTCGACGCCCTCACCGGCGCCGGGGTGCCCACCGGCACGCTCACGTCCTTCGACGTGTACGTGCCCGCGGGTACGGACCCCGACGCGCTCGCGGACGACCTGCGCGCGCTGCCCGGCGTCCACGGCGTGGCCGCGCCCGACGACGACGCGTGGCGCCGCGACGGCTCGGCCGTGATCACGGTGCTGCCCGTCGAGGAGAGCGGGACGCCCGGCGGGCGCGCGACCCTCGACGCGGTCGTCGACGCCGTGCCCGACGGCGTCCTCGTCGGCGGCAACGCGACCCAGCAGATCGGCTACGTGGACGTCACGTACGCCACGTTCCTGTGGATGCTCGGCCTCGTCGCGCTCATCAGCTACGTCCTGCTGGCCCGCGCGTTCCGTTCGCTGCTGCTCCCGCTCAAGGCGATCGTCATGAACCTGCTGTCGTTCGCGGCCGTGCTGGGCGCCATGGTGCTCGTGTGGCAGTGGGGCTGGGGCACGCAGGAGCTGCTGGGCATCCAGGCGGACGGCGCGATCGGCACGTTCGTGCCCGTGACGCTGTTCGCGTTCCTCTTCGGTCTGACGATGGACTACGAGGTGTTCATCCTGTCCCGCGTCCGCGAGGAGTACGACCGCACCAGCGACACGCGCCTGGCCGTGGTGCGCGGTGTGGCCCGGACGGGGCGCCTCGTGACGTACGCGGCGCTCATCCTGTTCTTCTCGTTCGCGTCCATGGCGTCCGGCGGGGAGCTCGACGTCGCGATCTTCGCCTCCGGCATCGCGCTCGGCATCCTGCTGGACGCGACGGTCGTGCGTTCGGTGCTCGTGCCCGCGACCGTCGTCATGATGGGCCGCTGGAACTGGTGGCTGCCGGTGTGGGCGGCGCGCGTGCTGCGGGTCGAGCCCTCGCCGCTCGCACCGCGCGGCCCCGTCCCGCCGCCGGCCGTGCCCGAGCCTCGACGGGTCGAGGCCGGGACGGGCGCACCGGGGGCCCAGCGGTAG
- a CDS encoding basic amino acid/polyamine antiporter, with protein sequence MTSTQETVAPAAAPTKMSLPTLTAMVVGGMVGAGVFSLPARFGVATGALGALIAWAIAGAGMLMLAFVFQNLAVRKPDLDSGVFIYAKAGFGDYVGFNSAIGFWASTVAGNTFYWVFITATLGAFFDAFGDGDTLLAVAVSTVGVWLFHYLIARGVRDATVINRIVTVFKVLPILTFVVVLLFAFDAGVFGDNFFAYDDLGTMGEQVKNTMIITTFVFLGIEGASVYSRYAKRREDVGRATVLGFLSVLSIFALVTLSSYAVLPRAEIAATRQPSMIGVFESVVGPWGATFISVAVVVSVLGAYLAWTLMAAEVMYHPARNDDLPELLGRENRVGTPIMALVATSIAVQALLLLTLLVSDALNFMLDLCTSLALIPYFLAAAYALKIAMTGEGYEGVDPRTQRRHAVVAGVATGYTLFLFVAAGLEFLLLSTVILAPLTLLYVRARREHRRRLFTPAEAVLCAVVVAGAVVGVLGLATGRIEL encoded by the coding sequence ATGACCAGCACGCAGGAGACCGTCGCGCCGGCTGCCGCGCCGACGAAGATGTCGCTGCCCACGCTCACCGCCATGGTCGTCGGCGGCATGGTGGGCGCGGGGGTGTTCTCGCTCCCCGCGCGGTTCGGCGTCGCGACCGGCGCGCTCGGGGCGCTCATCGCGTGGGCCATCGCGGGCGCCGGCATGCTCATGCTCGCGTTCGTCTTCCAGAACCTCGCGGTGCGCAAGCCGGACCTGGACTCGGGCGTCTTCATCTACGCCAAGGCGGGGTTCGGGGACTACGTCGGCTTCAACTCGGCGATCGGGTTCTGGGCGTCGACCGTCGCGGGCAACACCTTCTACTGGGTGTTCATCACCGCGACGCTCGGCGCGTTCTTCGACGCGTTCGGCGACGGCGACACGCTGCTGGCCGTCGCCGTGTCGACCGTCGGCGTGTGGCTGTTCCACTACCTCATCGCGCGCGGCGTGCGCGACGCGACCGTCATCAACCGCATCGTCACGGTCTTCAAGGTCCTGCCGATCCTCACGTTCGTCGTCGTGCTCCTCTTCGCCTTCGACGCCGGGGTCTTCGGGGACAACTTCTTCGCGTACGACGACCTCGGCACGATGGGCGAGCAGGTCAAGAACACGATGATCATCACGACCTTCGTGTTCCTCGGCATCGAGGGCGCCAGCGTGTACTCGCGGTACGCCAAGCGGCGCGAGGACGTGGGCCGCGCGACCGTCCTGGGCTTCCTGTCCGTGCTGTCGATCTTCGCGCTCGTCACGCTGTCGTCGTACGCGGTGCTGCCCCGCGCGGAGATCGCCGCCACGCGCCAGCCGTCGATGATCGGGGTCTTCGAGTCCGTCGTGGGCCCGTGGGGCGCGACGTTCATCTCCGTCGCCGTCGTCGTGTCCGTGCTGGGCGCGTACCTGGCGTGGACGCTCATGGCCGCCGAGGTCATGTACCACCCGGCGCGCAACGACGACCTGCCCGAGCTGCTCGGCCGCGAGAACCGTGTCGGCACGCCCATCATGGCGCTCGTCGCGACGTCGATCGCGGTGCAGGCGCTGCTGCTGCTCACGCTGCTCGTGTCCGACGCCCTGAACTTCATGCTCGACCTGTGCACGAGCCTCGCGCTCATCCCGTACTTCCTCGCGGCGGCGTACGCGCTGAAGATCGCCATGACCGGTGAGGGCTACGAGGGCGTCGACCCGCGCACGCAGCGCAGGCACGCGGTCGTCGCGGGCGTCGCGACCGGCTACACGCTGTTCCTGTTCGTCGCCGCGGGGCTGGAGTTCCTGCTGCTGTCGACCGTGATCCTCGCGCCGCTGACCCTGCTGTACGTCAGGGCGCGCCGCGAGCACCGGCGGCGGCTGTTCACGCCCGCCGAGGCGGTGCTGTGCGCCGTGGTCGTCGCCGGGGCCGTCGTCGGCGTCCTCGGCCTGGCGACGGGCCGGATCGAGCTGTGA
- a CDS encoding amino acid permease, whose amino-acid sequence MMGLGSAIGAGLFLGSGVGIAVAGPAVLVSYAVAGLLVVLVMRMLAEMAAAVPASGSFSVYAERALGRWAGFTLGWVYWFTLIMVLGVEITGVARIVTGWLPGVPQWGVALAAVAVFAVVNLVGVRQFGEFEFWFALIKVVAIVGFLVVGVALAFGWLPGTEPVGTSNLLGHGGFAPTGLGGIAAGLLVVVFAFGGIEIVTIASAEARDPQRAVARATRSIVWRILLFYVGAVAVMVLVLPWDAPQLVDGPFVAVLELAGLPGAARLMEVVVVLALLSAFNANIYATSRMAFSLAGRGDGPRVLRRVSGRDVPWVAVLVSVVLGLVAVALNWLLPDALLGILLNAAGSSLLVVWVLVAVSQLRLRPRLVAAAGPEGLPLRMWGYPWLTWATLAALGGVVVLMLTDDAARAQLAATAGLVAVVVGIYAVSQVLRRRSTRATGGAAAESGA is encoded by the coding sequence ATGATGGGCCTGGGGTCGGCGATCGGCGCGGGGCTCTTCCTCGGCAGCGGCGTCGGGATCGCGGTGGCCGGGCCGGCCGTGCTCGTGTCGTACGCCGTCGCGGGGCTGCTCGTCGTGCTCGTCATGCGGATGCTGGCCGAGATGGCCGCGGCCGTGCCGGCGAGCGGCTCGTTCTCCGTCTACGCCGAGCGTGCGCTGGGCCGCTGGGCCGGGTTCACCCTCGGGTGGGTCTACTGGTTCACGCTCATCATGGTGCTCGGCGTGGAGATCACCGGGGTCGCGCGGATCGTCACCGGGTGGCTGCCGGGGGTGCCGCAGTGGGGCGTCGCGCTCGCGGCCGTCGCGGTGTTCGCGGTCGTCAACCTCGTCGGGGTACGGCAGTTCGGCGAGTTCGAGTTCTGGTTCGCGCTCATCAAGGTCGTCGCGATCGTCGGGTTCCTCGTCGTCGGCGTCGCGCTGGCCTTCGGGTGGCTGCCCGGGACCGAGCCCGTCGGGACGTCGAACCTGCTGGGGCACGGCGGCTTCGCGCCGACGGGACTGGGCGGGATCGCCGCCGGGCTGCTCGTCGTGGTCTTCGCGTTCGGGGGCATCGAGATCGTCACCATCGCGTCGGCCGAGGCGCGCGACCCGCAGCGGGCCGTCGCGCGCGCCACCCGGTCGATCGTGTGGCGCATCCTGCTGTTCTACGTCGGGGCCGTCGCCGTCATGGTGCTCGTGCTGCCGTGGGACGCCCCGCAGCTCGTCGACGGGCCGTTCGTCGCCGTCCTGGAGCTGGCCGGGCTGCCGGGCGCGGCGCGGCTCATGGAGGTCGTCGTCGTCCTGGCGCTGCTGTCCGCGTTCAACGCCAACATCTACGCGACGTCCCGCATGGCCTTCTCCCTGGCCGGGCGCGGCGACGGTCCGCGCGTGCTGCGCCGGGTGTCGGGGCGCGACGTGCCGTGGGTCGCCGTGCTGGTGTCGGTCGTCCTCGGGCTCGTCGCCGTCGCGCTGAACTGGCTGCTGCCCGACGCGCTGCTCGGCATCCTGCTGAACGCCGCGGGATCGTCGCTGCTGGTGGTGTGGGTGCTGGTCGCCGTGTCGCAGCTGCGGCTGCGGCCCCGGCTGGTCGCCGCCGCAGGCCCCGAGGGGCTGCCGCTGCGCATGTGGGGCTACCCGTGGCTGACGTGGGCGACGCTGGCGGCGCTGGGCGGGGTCGTCGTGCTGATGCTGACCGACGACGCGGCGCGCGCGCAGCTCGCCGCGACGGCCGGGCTCGTGGCGGTGGTGGTGGGGATCTACGCCGTGTCGCAGGTTCTGCGGCGGCGCTCGACGCGCGCGACCGGAGGGGCTGCCGCAGAATCGGGCGCGTGA
- a CDS encoding APC family permease, with amino-acid sequence MTGDTTDETTTGAPTLRRAITGPLLFLFILGDVLGAGVYALIGEMAGEAGGLVWLAFGIALVMALLTAFSYAELVTKYPKAGGSAVFAEKAYRSPLVAFLVGFCMLSAGVVSAAGLSLAFTGEYLTAFVDVPQVPAAVVFLVLVALINAWGIKESLRANIVMTLIETTGLVVVILLGAWVIGRGDADLSGAFAPPAETGVATAVLASALIAYYSFVGFETSANLAEEITDVSRVYPRALFGSLLTAGVVYLLLGFVAPAVVAPDRLAESTGPLLEVVRVAGLVPPGVFAVVALIAVANGALLTMIMASRLSYGMAERGLLPGPLARVLSKRRTPGIAIVVTTLVAILLAVTGELVDLASTVVLLLLFVFLSTNIAVLVLRRDHVEHAHFRAPTFVPVLAVISCLVLLTRQEPQHWALAGVLMVVGVLLHLVTRKSSRASAVARGTAEG; translated from the coding sequence GTGACCGGCGACACGACGGACGAGACGACCACAGGCGCTCCCACGCTGCGCCGGGCGATCACGGGCCCCCTGCTGTTCCTGTTCATCCTCGGGGACGTGCTGGGCGCCGGGGTGTACGCGCTGATCGGCGAGATGGCCGGCGAGGCGGGCGGGCTGGTGTGGCTCGCGTTCGGGATCGCGCTGGTCATGGCGCTGCTCACCGCGTTCTCCTACGCCGAGCTCGTCACCAAGTACCCGAAGGCCGGCGGGTCCGCGGTCTTCGCGGAGAAGGCGTACCGCAGCCCGCTCGTCGCGTTCCTCGTCGGGTTCTGCATGCTCTCCGCGGGTGTCGTCAGCGCCGCGGGGCTGTCGCTCGCGTTCACCGGGGAGTACCTCACCGCGTTCGTCGACGTCCCGCAGGTGCCCGCGGCCGTGGTGTTCCTCGTGCTCGTCGCGCTGATCAACGCGTGGGGCATCAAGGAGTCGCTGCGCGCCAACATCGTCATGACCCTGATCGAGACCACCGGCCTCGTCGTCGTCATCCTGCTGGGCGCCTGGGTCATCGGCCGCGGCGACGCCGACCTGAGCGGGGCGTTCGCGCCGCCCGCCGAGACCGGCGTGGCCACCGCGGTGCTCGCCTCCGCGCTCATCGCGTACTACTCGTTCGTCGGGTTCGAGACGTCGGCGAACCTGGCCGAGGAGATCACGGACGTCTCGCGCGTCTACCCCCGCGCGCTGTTCGGGTCGCTGCTCACCGCGGGCGTCGTGTACCTGCTGCTGGGGTTCGTCGCGCCGGCCGTCGTCGCGCCGGACCGCCTCGCGGAGTCCACGGGCCCGCTGCTCGAGGTGGTGCGGGTCGCGGGTCTCGTCCCGCCGGGGGTGTTCGCCGTCGTCGCACTCATCGCCGTGGCCAACGGCGCGCTGCTGACCATGATCATGGCGAGCCGCCTCTCGTACGGCATGGCCGAGCGCGGGCTGCTGCCCGGTCCGCTCGCGCGCGTGCTGTCCAAGCGCCGCACGCCCGGCATCGCGATCGTCGTCACGACGCTCGTCGCGATCCTGCTGGCCGTCACGGGCGAGCTCGTGGACCTCGCGTCGACCGTCGTCCTGCTGCTGCTGTTCGTGTTCCTGTCGACGAACATCGCGGTGCTCGTGCTGCGGCGCGACCACGTGGAGCACGCGCACTTCCGGGCGCCGACGTTCGTGCCCGTGCTCGCCGTGATCTCCTGCCTCGTCCTGCTCACGCGGCAGGAGCCGCAGCACTGGGCGCTCGCCGGGGTGCTGATGGTCGTGGGGGTCCTGCTGCACCTGGTGACGCGCAAGTCGTCGCGGGCGTCGGCGGTGGCGCGGGGGACCGCGGAGGGGTGA
- a CDS encoding EI24 domain-containing protein translates to MREVLDGARLLLRGWGYWRRQPRVMALGLVPAAVVGLVVLTAIVLLVMHLATVAEWLTPFADDWSPTWERTAEVAAQAVVLAGAVVLVVVTFTALTLTVGEPFYDRIWRAVEATETGAVPTGDTGFWRGAEDGLALMGRGLVVAVLAGVVGIVPVVGTALGWVGGLVLTGWVLAHELTSRALVSRGVPRRERNRLLRAHRRRAIGFGAATQLCFLVPGGAVVTMPAAVAGATLLAHAVLREGARPSPSATGLSTDGDKPDHRVIDV, encoded by the coding sequence ATGCGTGAGGTGCTCGACGGTGCCCGGCTGCTGCTGCGCGGGTGGGGGTACTGGCGGCGGCAGCCGCGTGTCATGGCGCTGGGTCTGGTGCCGGCGGCGGTGGTCGGCCTCGTCGTGCTCACTGCGATCGTCCTGCTCGTCATGCACCTCGCGACCGTCGCGGAGTGGCTCACGCCGTTCGCCGACGACTGGTCGCCCACGTGGGAGCGGACCGCCGAGGTCGCCGCGCAGGCGGTGGTGCTCGCGGGTGCGGTCGTCCTCGTCGTCGTCACGTTCACCGCGCTGACCCTCACCGTCGGCGAGCCGTTCTACGACCGGATCTGGCGGGCCGTGGAGGCGACCGAGACCGGAGCGGTGCCGACCGGTGACACCGGGTTCTGGCGCGGCGCGGAGGACGGGCTCGCGCTCATGGGACGCGGGCTCGTCGTCGCGGTGCTCGCCGGGGTCGTGGGGATCGTGCCGGTCGTCGGGACCGCGCTCGGGTGGGTCGGCGGGCTCGTGCTCACCGGGTGGGTGCTGGCGCACGAGCTGACGTCCCGCGCACTCGTGTCCCGCGGCGTGCCGCGGCGCGAGCGCAACCGGCTGCTGCGGGCGCACCGGCGCCGGGCGATCGGGTTCGGGGCGGCGACGCAGCTGTGCTTCCTGGTGCCGGGAGGGGCCGTGGTGACGATGCCCGCAGCGGTCGCCGGGGCGACGCTGCTCGCGCACGCCGTGCTGCGTGAGGGGGCCCGACCCTCACCGTCGGCCACAGGGTTGTCCACCGATGGCGACAAGCCGGACCACCGGGTGATCGACGTCTGA
- a CDS encoding sensor histidine kinase, with translation MRQAAAGSRPQDDVASALLSAILDMAGDLDARSLLERFVAASTGLTGARYGAINIVDANGASVEFVQSGITDSVVGLLGHPPHAWGVLGVIPDEGVLRLDDLTQHPAFRGLPPGHPPMGSFLGAAVRVRGERFGTLYLSEKEGGFGPDDEAVVLSLAAAAAVAVRNSQSYALEVRRHQWLTAAQEIATMLLEGADAEDVLERVAAAAAQVADADVAAIVLPGADDELLVEIVTPAGRSLLGADMSTEGRVRAAFDDGTGCLVADTVDSPALVGYGPSLFAPLHAHGEGMGVLVLLRRAGAAPFTEEDLHLAQSFARQAALAFVLGEAQRLRGHAAVRDERTRIARDLHDLAIQQLFAAGMQVEALRTDPSGPVSAEAAQVLEQVVGHVDAGIRQIRVIVRTLDDPGATIPLVERVVAEVELARSSLGFAPHLSVHVDGVSVDPIAGDRVVTGGIDEVVAPGRANNVVAVVREGLSNVARHARSHAVSVRLSVTTGDPGQVVVEVEDDGVGVPPARTRSSGTRNLAQRAEESGGSFALLRPASGRGALLRWSAPLD, from the coding sequence GTGAGGCAGGCAGCTGCCGGCTCCCGACCGCAGGACGACGTCGCGTCAGCGCTGCTCTCGGCGATCCTCGACATGGCGGGTGACCTCGACGCCCGCAGCCTGCTGGAGCGGTTCGTCGCCGCGAGCACCGGCCTGACCGGCGCGCGGTACGGCGCGATCAACATCGTCGACGCGAACGGGGCGTCCGTCGAGTTCGTGCAGAGCGGCATCACCGACTCCGTCGTCGGCCTGCTCGGGCACCCGCCGCACGCGTGGGGCGTGCTGGGCGTGATCCCCGACGAGGGCGTCCTGCGGCTCGACGACCTCACCCAGCACCCCGCCTTCCGCGGTCTGCCGCCGGGGCACCCGCCGATGGGCTCGTTCCTCGGCGCCGCCGTGCGCGTGCGCGGCGAACGCTTCGGGACCCTGTACCTCTCGGAGAAGGAGGGCGGGTTCGGCCCGGACGACGAGGCGGTCGTCCTGTCGCTGGCCGCCGCTGCCGCCGTGGCCGTGCGCAACTCCCAGTCGTACGCGCTGGAGGTCCGCCGCCACCAGTGGCTGACCGCCGCGCAGGAGATCGCCACCATGCTGCTCGAGGGCGCCGACGCCGAGGACGTCCTCGAGCGCGTCGCCGCCGCCGCGGCGCAGGTCGCCGACGCCGACGTCGCCGCGATCGTCCTGCCGGGAGCCGACGACGAGCTGCTCGTGGAGATCGTCACCCCCGCGGGCAGGTCCCTGCTGGGAGCGGACATGAGCACCGAGGGGCGCGTGCGCGCCGCCTTCGACGACGGCACCGGGTGCCTCGTCGCCGACACCGTGGACTCCCCGGCGCTCGTCGGGTACGGGCCGTCGCTCTTCGCGCCCCTGCACGCCCACGGCGAGGGGATGGGGGTGCTCGTGCTCCTGCGGCGAGCGGGCGCCGCGCCCTTCACCGAGGAGGACCTCCACCTCGCGCAGTCCTTCGCGCGGCAGGCCGCCCTCGCGTTCGTGCTGGGTGAGGCGCAGCGGCTGCGCGGTCACGCCGCCGTGCGCGACGAGCGCACGCGCATCGCGCGGGACCTGCACGACCTCGCCATCCAGCAGCTCTTCGCCGCCGGGATGCAGGTCGAGGCGCTGCGCACCGACCCGTCGGGGCCCGTCTCGGCGGAGGCGGCACAGGTGCTGGAGCAGGTCGTCGGGCACGTCGACGCCGGCATCCGGCAGATCCGCGTCATCGTGCGGACCCTCGACGACCCCGGCGCCACCATCCCGCTCGTCGAGCGCGTCGTCGCCGAGGTCGAGCTCGCACGCTCGTCCCTCGGCTTCGCCCCGCACCTCAGCGTCCACGTCGACGGCGTGTCCGTGGACCCCATCGCCGGGGACCGGGTGGTGACCGGCGGCATCGACGAGGTCGTCGCGCCAGGCCGCGCCAACAACGTCGTCGCGGTCGTGCGGGAAGGGCTGTCGAACGTCGCGCGCCACGCGCGCTCGCACGCGGTGTCCGTGCGGCTGTCCGTGACCACCGGGGACCCCGGGCAGGTGGTCGTCGAGGTCGAGGACGACGGGGTCGGCGTGCCACCGGCGCGCACGCGCTCGTCGGGCACGCGGAACCTCGCGCAGCGCGCCGAGGAGTCGGGTG